The segment aggaaaagtgggggggcacgtgccccctgtgccccccggttccgccgcccttggagtggggggggtgggggtcgagaggaagaagaaaatatgCTATTGATATATGCTATGCTATTGTGCTTCTGTCATATTCTTAAAATGTACACACAAACAACAAGTTATATGTCTATCAGTTTACCTAATAGAGAGGCCTGTGGAGATGAGTTTGTTGTAATGGCTCATCAATGCAGTATTCAGCACTTTAAGATTATATAACGAATAAAAACTGCAATTTCGAATTTATTGTCGAAACAATGTTATTGAATCTTTTGTTGGCTTAATACTTCTTGATCTCGAGTCAATTACTTCGTAGTAGTTTTAAGCTAAGTATGCATGGCGTTGTTCTAACAGTATGGATAGCAAATTGAGATCCTCGTCTATACGAATATCTTTGTTCGGCTTGGTATACTAACACACTTTGAAATCATTCTCATGTGTACAGAAccctatagcctatatagcacaaaaacgttttctttttcatggaacCTGTTTACGTAATCATCCAACCAACATTCATATGattttttcagatatttatgaTCAGTATTCAGTATGCACAGTTACAGTTACAGTTTcgcattgtgtgtgtgtgtgtgtatatgtgcgtttgtttttctatctgaccgaggacttgaacaaaagaattccaggtcctcggttgtgatttctaaagaatcactaCGTCCtgggaagaattctattgtatggggtattgttaaggttaaggtacgtggatttgaacaatggaaaatacaatggggtcctcggtctgaatgtaatacaaacatgtgggtgtgtgtatgtgtgtatgtatgtatgtattcctTTACGGTTCGCTATATACAAGTGTATATACATACTTATGTTTCCTCTTAGTTTCAAAACGACAGTAAACTTTCTTTATTTTAACCAAAAAATATCAGCAGAGAAAGGAAAACATTCAATCTTGCAAATCCGTTTTAATATATTATCATTCTTACATTTCCCGCCAAGCTGAGAAGGTAGTCATCTACTGAGGTGGTGTGTGGAATATCAGGAATGATGTCttcacgatttttttttttttttttgcggaaTTGATTTACCGTTGACATATATAGAATTGCTGTTCTTATTGGCACTGTACTGCAGCTAGTCTCCTTCGGTCGTTTCTTTCATATATGACACAGTATCGTTCTTTTTTAAATAAGCAAACGGCTATAGAAAAACCTACGTATGACGTCACAACCTCCCGTTGATTTGCATAACACAAACTTTGATACATTTGTTTGTGTCTTTCCGAGTTAGTATGTTACTCGTTGAATGTGTCCCATATAGCACATAATGTCCAGCTATTAATATAACCTGTATATATGGATTTGCCCTTGAAAATATCTATTTCAGAAAGATATACATTTTTAAGGTCCACAACAACATTTCAaattatatgcatatttataatcACCTAATATGTAGACCATATTTCAATATAGGTCACCTCAGTaaataacgttttttttttatcattgtttactcgtttaaaaatatttgtactTCTCCTTTGAATACTGAATGTATGTCAACAAGTAGTAGAATTAATATCGAGAAATGATCATAACGGAGTAAAAGTAACCGCGGTCATGACTTTTACAGACGAATGGTCTACTTCtagttgtgacgtcatcatttgaCGTCACCATTTTGCAGTGACGATATTAGTTCAAGTTTAGAGTGTGGATTCTCTCTTCCGAGGACTTGTATTAGAGAATGAAGACATCCTTCTGGAGCTGGCGTCCTTCTCATTGAATTGACATCGTAGAACCTTTACGAAAGTTTCTCTGAATGGAGGGTGCAACGCTCCATACAAAATTGGATTGATGGCGCTATTCGACAACAGTAGAACAGCAAACCAAGGAATCACGACATTGGCGTTGGGCAAAATAATAGCAATACAAAATGGCATAACACATAACACAAATACACAGacgattaaaaacaaattgcgggttattttattttggcgGTCAGTTATGACGCGTTCTGTTATCGTTTTTCTTCTCTTGACAACGCTTCCTTCGGGAGTTGTTGTACTGATGGCGGAGGAATTTCCATTTGAACTCAAGTTGTTGTCGCCTCTCGTGTCATTGTTTCGACTTTGAATGCTTGGCGTTTCTAAGATCGTGGATGTGTTCCGGTTGACATCCTCCGACGATTTACGCTTCTCTTTCCGTAGCTTAATGTTTGCCTGAATCTGTTCGCCGGTTAAACTCCTTCTTACTTGTTGATGATGTTTGCGTGAATACAAAAATATGGAAGTGTAGCAGACTACAATAATCACAAACGATGGAATCCCTATGACGATTCCCGCCACTAAACTGGCCAATTCAGACTTATTTGATTGAACAATACAAGTTTTGTACTTGACATTGTACCCTAATGTCGCAAAGTCCACACTCGAAGCGATAGTTACAATAACTGCTGGGAGAATCCACGAAATTGAGATCATAATGGCGATATTTCTCCGCGTATATATCTCATTGGTCATTCGCCGCCCTCCACGGACGAAAATAACCCGATGTATCGCTTTCATGGTCAATGTTATCAGACTTATGATTTGAGTCGTTATCAGAATACACGCAACGGCTACACAGAGGCCATTAGATTTTGGCGGGAAATGCCGGAGAATAGTTGTCACATGATAAGGTGACGTACAACACGTCATGAAATTACAGACGGCGAGACTGGTGACGAAAGTATTGGTTACCGTCTGAAGTTTTTGGAAATTACCGACAGCGACTACAATGAAGGTATTTCCGACGATGCCGACAACAGCTATTACACAAATAAATACCGCGATGACAATCTTCTGCACCGGATAATCGTCTAACATATATGACGGTATCGTCGTTGCTAAGTAGTTTTGACCAGGGGGCGCAGAACTGTTCGGAGAAAGATGGAGAGAAATAACAAGTACTCAAAATCCATCTTGCACATGTGTTGTGTTACTAACGTTCATGTCATTACAATGCGTGGACAACACTTCATTTTTCACATCTTCGCTCGCCAATTTGGACATTTGGTTTTTGTGTGTGAAGGAGTATCACGCAAAGTAACTAAACATTCCAAGTTTGTGCATGGAAATTCTTGATTTTCGTTCAGATAAATCCTTACTAAATTATATGCCTTTTGTAAAAACTGATATCGACAAAAAAAGAGTTTGTAGAAATATGACCATTATAATTGTTGTCTTCTTATCACCGTTCAATTATTTGGCTGAATTGTCACGAGTGTACCATACATGCAGAAAGGGTACCGCCATGAACTATAAAGAACACAACACAGTTACTAcgcatatatccttcacaaacaggaacatttatttatgaataattcatagcGAGGGTCACGTGGATAATTCAGTGATTGTTACCTTTAGGCTCGCGGAACTGATTCTCATATGTTATTTGGTAATACATACATCAGGCTTGGCGTGTGTAAGAGGGGGTCCGGGAGACGGGGGTGTGGGACGGATACAACCCGAGGACCGGGGTCATAGTGGACTTGGGAAAATAAGGGGAAAATGagaatttattttcattttcataatatagtCCAGGAAAAAAGAAGACTTAAATAAAGGGGACCCGAAATGACATATTTTTCCAAGTGTCCCCACCTGGCTCTCAATGTCAATGCTTGGTATTGTATTTTAGACGCAGAGTTAGATCTATCGAGTTAAGGCTATAGTATTATTAGTAAGATGACAAAGTTTGTGACTGCTATAACGGGTTATCGTACTAAGCATGTGTATATAACATAGAGCAAGTTTGCAACTAAGTGTGAATTCATGCCTTGCATATGATATGCGACGTTTTGTACGTAAAGCACAATCGAAAAAAAAGACATGTATCATTCAGAATAGATGTATCTAACAATTATACTGTTACCCCAAATATCCTATACTCGAAGATCTCCGCTACATACGAATAGCCTCGGTCTGATATGACGTTAGACATATAGGCAATCATTAAGGAACCGTAAAGTTATACCTAAACTATATGGTAAACTAAATGGTAAATTATGGTAAAcccaggagtgttagctcagtggttaacgccggtgcctttcaatcataaggtcccgagttcgagtcactccgagattaatgtatgtcgtccagttacagagttgttgacaattgataatcatagacgttaaatatgaatctaagagactgacttcggtcagcttgcggctttgataagccaatgttggcttcttcacgagttcctgcttgcaggaggatctaaaatacatacatacatacaaataggTAGGTATACATTATAGCACTAACCTCTCCATTGGTTATATCTTTACTGTACACTCGTATCCCCGTGAAACAAGATGGATGATACGACAGGCTCACGAACAATATGTTAGGATAGTAGCGCATTCCAAGAGGACTGCATATATAGGCATGTGAAAAGGAAACGACGAACGAACACATATGGACACATACGACACTAACAGGCTTTTGCTACCgataatgtatacatataggctaaatacatatatatatatatatatatatatagagataaaGAGTCTCAGAGAGCCTATACCTACAAACATATTTGTACCCTTCACAAACAGACAAATCTACATCGTAAATATCCACTACGGAGTCCTATACGGTAGAGGGATTTGTTTTTACTTGAGTGGTAAGTTTATAACAGACATTTAAACAGATTTTATGAGGGGGAAGTATAGATAAATTTGCCTTACACTGCATACACTAATGTCTAGTTGTAAGGGGCCAAAGTGCGCTATTCGATTGCCGCCTATAGGTATGTGGTTAATTGTGTAGGAAACGCCCCTTATTTGACAATGCTCTATAAGGAATGACAAGGAGGAACTTCCCTGGAATATTTACTCAGCTCGTAACTTTACAAACAGCCCAATCTTCACTATCTCTATGACATGAGGAGTGCACTGGGCATGCGCAGATCAATCATCTAACTGTGCGTTCTGTCTGTGTGTAGACTGGCAGTTTTGTGCTGTTGAGTTCATATAGCAACATGCATTCAAACAGGATAGTATGCTATATATGCCGATAAGTGTAATCActacattatttgaaatgaa is part of the Apostichopus japonicus isolate 1M-3 chromosome 11, ASM3797524v1, whole genome shotgun sequence genome and harbors:
- the LOC139975888 gene encoding alpha-1D adrenergic receptor-like; protein product: MESSAPPGQNYLATTIPSYMLDDYPVQKIVIAVFICVIAVVGIVGNTFIVVAVGNFQKLQTVTNTFVTSLAVCNFMTCCTSPYHVTTILRHFPPKSNGLCVAVACILITTQIISLITLTMKAIHRVIFVRGGRRMTNEIYTRRNIAIMISISWILPAVIVTIASSVDFATLGYNVKYKTCIVQSNKSELASLVAGIVIGIPSFVIIVVCYTSIFLYSRKHHQQVRRSLTGEQIQANIKLRKEKRKSSEDVNRNTSTILETPSIQSRNNDTRGDNNLSSNGNSSAISTTTPEGSVVKRRKTITERVITDRQNKITRNLFLIVCVFVLCVMPFCIAIILPNANVVIPWFAVLLLSNSAINPILYGALHPPFRETFVKVLRCQFNEKDASSRRMSSFSNTSPRKRESTL